From Demequina lutea, a single genomic window includes:
- a CDS encoding amylo-alpha-1,6-glucosidase encodes MIDPIAAPRTAALKQDHSRPSGIGSVPHIEAVVTLMEGSTFCVSQTNGDIMPHQADGLFVQDTRVLSRWQLRIDGHEIEPLSVLSAEPYECRFVGRIPARPGSTEPTVIVARHRMVGQGMREDIAIANYGHEPAGLDIALHADVDFADLFEVKERRAVRPLAVISAVDRNELSFRVAAVATDERGVRIGSPDGQAVPGALTFRVVVPAHGEWRTSVEVLPTVAGIELAATYPLGRPLESTEPARRMQDWHDAMPTESVDNTVLAAALSTSKRDLGALRIIDPAYPEDDVVAAGAPWFMALFGRDSLLTSWMMLPFAPDLALGTLRTLARLQGTRESPMTEEQPGRILHEVRLGADQSLALGGDRVYYGSIDSTPLFVMLVGRAYRWGVPLSELAVLQPAVDRAIAWITDHGDRDGDGFVEYMRGTDRGLLNQGWKDSSDSVAHSDGRNVEPPVALAEVQAYCYAAYLAAADLDEANGNTERAEHLRGRASALRARFHESFWMPDEGFYALALDAHKEQVRVVTSNIGHCLWSGIVPEEVADQVVDRLLEPDMFTGFGIRTLSSQSLRYNPASYHNGSVWPHDSVLTAAGMARYGRRDAAVKVTTGLLDALEAFGGRLPELFCGFPRSDASVPIPYPTSCSPQAWAAATPFEMLRICMGMDADVPRGAFKACAVPAVIGRVRLRGLSLGDIEVDIDADETGAVVTGLLDGMGTSCGDGALTAPVADVSGAAWRR; translated from the coding sequence GTGATTGACCCCATCGCCGCGCCACGAACGGCCGCCTTGAAGCAGGACCACTCCAGGCCAAGCGGCATCGGCTCGGTTCCGCATATTGAAGCGGTCGTCACCCTCATGGAGGGCTCCACGTTTTGCGTGTCGCAAACGAACGGCGACATCATGCCTCACCAGGCTGACGGTTTGTTCGTTCAGGACACGCGCGTGCTGTCCAGGTGGCAGCTGCGCATCGATGGTCACGAGATCGAGCCGCTCAGCGTCCTGTCGGCCGAGCCGTACGAGTGCCGGTTTGTGGGTCGCATCCCCGCGCGACCGGGGAGCACCGAGCCGACCGTGATCGTGGCCCGCCACCGCATGGTGGGGCAGGGAATGCGCGAGGACATCGCGATCGCCAACTATGGGCACGAACCCGCGGGTCTGGATATCGCGTTGCACGCTGACGTCGACTTTGCCGACCTTTTCGAGGTGAAGGAACGCAGGGCGGTGCGACCCCTCGCCGTGATCTCGGCCGTGGACCGCAACGAGTTGAGTTTCCGCGTCGCGGCCGTGGCGACGGACGAGCGCGGCGTGCGGATAGGATCTCCTGACGGCCAAGCGGTCCCCGGTGCCCTCACTTTCCGAGTCGTGGTCCCGGCTCACGGGGAGTGGCGCACAAGTGTCGAGGTGCTCCCCACCGTCGCAGGAATCGAACTCGCCGCCACATATCCACTCGGCCGCCCCCTCGAGTCCACCGAGCCCGCCCGCCGCATGCAAGATTGGCACGACGCGATGCCAACGGAGTCGGTCGACAACACCGTGCTCGCGGCGGCGTTGTCCACGAGCAAGCGCGACCTTGGTGCGCTCCGCATCATCGACCCCGCATATCCGGAAGACGACGTGGTGGCCGCCGGTGCGCCGTGGTTCATGGCCCTGTTTGGACGCGATTCCCTCCTCACGAGTTGGATGATGCTTCCCTTCGCGCCCGACTTGGCGCTCGGGACTCTGCGCACCCTTGCACGCCTGCAAGGTACGCGAGAGTCGCCCATGACGGAGGAGCAGCCTGGCCGGATTCTCCACGAGGTGCGGCTGGGTGCCGACCAATCGCTCGCCCTCGGAGGCGACCGCGTTTACTACGGCTCGATCGACTCGACGCCACTCTTCGTGATGCTCGTCGGCAGGGCGTATCGCTGGGGCGTGCCCTTGAGCGAGCTCGCGGTACTGCAGCCCGCCGTCGACAGGGCGATCGCCTGGATCACAGACCACGGAGACCGCGACGGCGACGGTTTCGTCGAGTACATGAGGGGCACCGACCGTGGGCTCCTGAACCAGGGTTGGAAGGACAGCTCCGACTCGGTGGCGCACAGCGACGGCAGGAATGTCGAGCCGCCCGTCGCACTGGCCGAGGTCCAGGCCTACTGCTACGCGGCCTACCTGGCCGCGGCGGACCTCGACGAGGCAAACGGCAACACCGAGAGGGCGGAACACCTTCGGGGCCGAGCCTCGGCGCTGAGAGCGCGCTTTCATGAGTCGTTCTGGATGCCTGACGAGGGCTTCTACGCGCTCGCTCTCGACGCACACAAGGAGCAGGTGCGTGTGGTGACCTCGAACATCGGGCACTGCCTGTGGTCTGGCATCGTCCCAGAGGAGGTGGCCGACCAAGTGGTCGACCGCTTGCTCGAGCCTGACATGTTCACGGGATTCGGCATTAGGACCCTGTCTTCGCAGTCACTCCGCTACAACCCCGCCAGCTACCACAACGGCTCGGTTTGGCCGCACGACTCCGTATTGACGGCGGCAGGGATGGCCCGTTACGGCAGGCGCGATGCGGCCGTGAAGGTGACCACCGGGCTGCTAGATGCGCTTGAGGCCTTCGGCGGTCGGCTGCCTGAGTTGTTCTGTGGGTTTCCGAGGTCCGATGCGTCCGTCCCCATTCCGTATCCGACATCGTGCTCTCCGCAGGCATGGGCCGCAGCCACGCCCTTCGAAATGTTGCGAATTTGCATGGGCATGGACGCGGATGTTCCACGGGGCGCCTTCAAAGCGTGCGCAGTGCCCGCCGTGATCGGCAGAGTGCGCCTGCGAGGCCTGTCCTTGGGTGACATTGAGGTCGACATCGACGCCGACGAAACGGGCGCAGTGGTGACCGGGCTCCTTGACGGGATGGGGACCTCGTGCGGCGATGGGGCACTGACGGCGCCAGTTGCGGACGTCTCTGGGGCGGCGTGGCGCCGGTAG
- a CDS encoding glycosyltransferase family 4 protein, with amino-acid sequence MSQIAEIENASRAGAASRPLRIGMVAPPWFTVPPRGYGGTEAVVASLVDQLVTRGHEVTLIAAGNPGTKAQHFICSHEQPPSHLLGSDAMPELVHAAEASRALSVLDLDLIHDHSAAGPLLARGRRLPTVVTMHGPVAGPNGDYFRRLGPTIDIVAISDAQRVQAPDLNWVGTVHNAVDVASFPFRRDKSDVVLWIGRFSPDKGAHLAIEIARKAGKHIILAGKLNERPEREYFDRVIGPMLGRDTEFVGEADATLKRELFSMAACLLSPIQWEEPFGMVMVEALACGTPVVSTSRGSVPEIVRHGHTGFIADDVDSLCAAVQRAGEIDPAECRRDAEERFDLPVMAAGYERIYRMLAEGGAGIRSLTQGRVA; translated from the coding sequence ATGTCGCAGATCGCCGAAATAGAGAACGCATCGCGTGCGGGCGCCGCCAGTCGGCCCCTCAGGATCGGGATGGTCGCCCCGCCGTGGTTCACGGTACCTCCGCGCGGATACGGCGGCACGGAAGCGGTGGTCGCATCGCTCGTCGATCAGTTGGTCACCCGTGGCCACGAGGTGACGCTTATCGCCGCGGGCAACCCCGGCACGAAGGCACAACACTTCATTTGCAGCCATGAGCAGCCTCCCTCGCATCTGCTCGGATCCGATGCCATGCCCGAACTCGTACACGCGGCGGAGGCGAGCCGAGCCCTGTCGGTCCTGGACCTGGACCTCATCCACGACCACTCGGCCGCGGGTCCCTTGCTCGCGCGTGGCAGACGGCTACCCACTGTCGTGACGATGCACGGCCCAGTGGCTGGTCCCAATGGCGACTACTTTCGCCGGTTGGGTCCCACGATCGACATCGTCGCCATTTCCGATGCGCAGCGTGTGCAGGCACCGGACCTCAATTGGGTCGGAACCGTGCACAACGCGGTCGACGTGGCGTCGTTCCCCTTTCGCAGGGACAAGAGCGACGTCGTGCTGTGGATCGGCCGCTTCAGCCCGGATAAGGGCGCCCACCTCGCGATCGAGATAGCGCGCAAGGCTGGCAAGCACATCATTCTGGCAGGCAAGCTCAACGAACGTCCCGAGAGGGAGTACTTCGATCGCGTCATCGGGCCCATGCTTGGGCGCGACACGGAGTTCGTGGGAGAGGCGGACGCGACCCTCAAGCGCGAGCTGTTCTCAATGGCCGCGTGTCTGCTGTCCCCCATCCAGTGGGAGGAGCCCTTCGGGATGGTGATGGTCGAGGCTCTCGCGTGCGGCACGCCCGTGGTGTCTACCAGCCGCGGAAGCGTCCCCGAGATCGTCCGCCACGGCCACACCGGCTTCATCGCCGACGACGTCGACTCGCTGTGCGCCGCCGTCCAGCGGGCTGGAGAGATCGATCCCGCCGAGTGCCGCCGAGACGCCGAGGAGCGCTTCGATCTGCCGGTCATGGCTGCCGGTTATGAGCGCATCTACCGAATGCTGGCGGAGGGCGGTGCGGGAATTCGCTCGCTCACCCAGGGGCGCGTGGCGTGA
- a CDS encoding thymidine kinase, protein MAKLYFRYGAMNSSKSALLLTAAYNYEERDQHPVLVKPGIDTKAGQFVSSRIGVERRVDILLGPDDSFLDALELHRPLDQIDAVFVDEAQFLTPSQVDEAFMVAVTRGVPVLCYGLRGDFMTRSFPGSLRLMEIAHSIEELKTICRCGSKAIFNARIVGGAFVSHGAQVAIDGQQATYESLCGRCYLEKVGPLTAVNN, encoded by the coding sequence ATGGCGAAGCTGTACTTCCGGTACGGGGCGATGAACTCGTCCAAGTCCGCCCTGCTGCTCACCGCCGCGTACAACTACGAAGAACGCGATCAGCACCCCGTGCTCGTCAAGCCGGGCATCGACACCAAGGCCGGCCAGTTTGTCTCATCGCGCATCGGGGTCGAAAGGCGTGTCGACATCCTGTTGGGCCCCGACGATTCGTTCCTCGACGCGCTGGAGTTGCATCGGCCCCTCGACCAGATCGACGCCGTGTTTGTCGACGAGGCGCAGTTCCTCACGCCTTCACAGGTGGACGAGGCGTTCATGGTCGCCGTCACGCGTGGAGTACCCGTGCTTTGCTACGGGCTACGGGGCGACTTCATGACGCGATCCTTCCCCGGTTCGCTGCGACTCATGGAGATCGCGCACTCGATCGAGGAGCTCAAGACCATTTGCCGATGCGGATCCAAAGCGATCTTCAACGCCCGCATCGTGGGCGGCGCCTTTGTCAGCCATGGCGCACAGGTCGCGATCGACGGCCAGCAGGCGACGTACGAGTCCCTGTGCGGTCGGTGCTATCTGGAAAAGGTCGGGCCGCTCACCGCAGTCAACAACTGA
- the ppdK gene encoding pyruvate, phosphate dikinase, producing MEKYVYDFSEGNRDLKDLLGGKGANLAEMTNLGLPVPPGFTITTDACRTYMQTTKLPPELRVQVTMALRRLEDSLGRLLGDTNDPLLVSVRSGAKFSMPGMMETVLNVGLNDASVEGLATFAGDARFAWDSYRRLIQMFAKTVLGIDGDLFSNALDAKKKASGVMADTELPAEDLRALVDEFKAIVKAESGRDFPQQPREQLDLAIEAVFNSWNTDRARLYRRRERISDDLGTAVNVVAMVFGNLGEDSGTGVCFTRDPATGMVGDYGDYLPNAQGEDVVAGIRNTLSLADFEQLDKKAFDELRQAMRRLESHYRDLCDIEFTVERGKLWMLQTRVGKRTAAAAFRIANQLVDEHIITLDEALERVTGEQLNKLMFPQFDPKAKRKLLATGMAASPGAAVGAAVFASSTAQEWAEQGKDVILVRRETNPDDLGGMIASVGVLTCRGGKTSHAAVVARGMGTTCVVGAEALLVDAEARTVTVGDRVVKEGDIIAIDGSTGEVFLGSVPVTPSPVVRYLEEGLDVALSELAEDDENTRDLVVAVHEILSHADAARRLGVYANADTPDDAKRARTWGGEGIGLCRTEHMFLGERRELIEHVILATTDDERQAAFDALLPLQREDFIGILEQMDGLPVTIRLIDPPLHEFLPDLTELSVKVALAKERGETGPEVDRDALLLPAVVRMHEANPMLGLRGVRLGIVIPGLFTLQMRAIAEAQAARIKAGGKPHAEIMVPLAASVMELHLVKDEADAILATVAAEQGVELDIPVGAMIELPRAALTADRMADVAEFFSFGTNDLTQTTWGFSRDDVEGAFFNPYTEKGVFSVSPFESVDRLGVGRLIKIAIEEGRSTRPDIKLGVCGEHGGDPESIHFFHEVGLNYVSCSPFRIPVARLEAGRAAVLKGGSDTR from the coding sequence GTGGAGAAGTACGTCTATGACTTCAGCGAGGGAAACCGGGATCTCAAGGATCTCCTCGGGGGCAAGGGCGCGAACCTTGCGGAGATGACGAACCTGGGGCTACCTGTGCCCCCGGGCTTCACCATCACGACCGACGCGTGTCGTACGTACATGCAAACCACCAAGCTCCCGCCTGAACTGCGTGTGCAGGTCACGATGGCGCTACGGCGTCTCGAAGACTCGCTCGGACGGCTGTTGGGTGACACCAACGATCCGTTACTCGTGTCGGTACGCTCGGGCGCCAAGTTCTCGATGCCAGGAATGATGGAGACCGTCCTCAACGTGGGACTCAACGACGCCTCGGTCGAAGGCCTCGCGACCTTCGCCGGAGACGCACGCTTCGCCTGGGACTCCTACCGCCGCTTGATCCAGATGTTCGCCAAGACGGTACTCGGCATCGACGGCGACCTGTTTAGCAACGCGCTCGATGCGAAGAAGAAGGCTAGCGGGGTCATGGCCGATACGGAACTTCCCGCCGAGGACCTGCGCGCCCTCGTGGACGAGTTCAAGGCCATCGTGAAGGCCGAGTCCGGCAGAGACTTCCCCCAACAACCGCGTGAGCAGCTCGACCTCGCGATCGAAGCGGTGTTCAATTCCTGGAACACCGATCGTGCGCGCCTCTACCGCCGACGCGAGCGCATCTCCGACGATCTCGGTACCGCCGTCAACGTCGTGGCAATGGTCTTCGGCAACCTCGGCGAGGACTCGGGAACCGGGGTGTGCTTCACCCGCGACCCTGCGACCGGCATGGTCGGCGACTACGGCGACTACCTACCGAATGCCCAGGGCGAGGATGTCGTCGCCGGCATCAGGAACACCCTGTCCCTGGCCGACTTCGAGCAGCTCGACAAGAAAGCCTTCGACGAGTTGCGTCAAGCCATGCGCAGGCTCGAGAGCCACTACCGAGACCTATGCGACATCGAGTTCACCGTGGAGCGGGGCAAGCTGTGGATGCTGCAAACCCGGGTGGGCAAGCGCACCGCAGCCGCCGCGTTCCGGATTGCGAATCAGCTGGTAGATGAGCACATCATCACCTTGGACGAGGCGCTCGAGCGGGTGACCGGCGAACAACTCAACAAGTTGATGTTCCCGCAGTTTGACCCCAAGGCCAAGCGCAAGTTGTTGGCTACGGGCATGGCGGCCTCCCCCGGCGCCGCCGTGGGTGCGGCCGTGTTCGCCTCGTCCACCGCTCAAGAGTGGGCCGAGCAGGGCAAGGACGTGATCCTCGTCCGTCGTGAGACCAACCCCGACGACCTGGGCGGCATGATCGCCTCCGTCGGCGTTCTCACCTGTAGGGGTGGCAAGACGTCCCACGCGGCCGTGGTGGCGCGCGGCATGGGCACCACCTGCGTGGTCGGCGCCGAGGCACTCCTCGTCGATGCGGAGGCCAGGACCGTCACCGTGGGCGACCGAGTGGTCAAAGAGGGCGACATCATCGCGATTGACGGCTCCACCGGCGAGGTGTTCCTCGGTAGCGTGCCGGTGACACCCTCCCCCGTGGTGCGCTACCTCGAGGAGGGTCTCGACGTTGCGCTGTCGGAGCTCGCGGAGGACGACGAAAACACTCGCGACCTGGTGGTTGCAGTCCACGAAATCCTGAGCCACGCCGACGCGGCGAGGCGATTGGGGGTGTACGCGAACGCGGACACTCCCGACGATGCGAAGCGGGCACGCACGTGGGGCGGCGAGGGCATCGGCCTGTGCCGCACGGAACACATGTTCCTGGGCGAGCGGCGCGAGCTGATCGAGCACGTGATTTTGGCTACCACTGACGACGAGCGGCAAGCGGCGTTCGACGCGCTCCTCCCCCTGCAAAGGGAGGACTTCATTGGGATCCTTGAGCAAATGGACGGCCTGCCGGTCACCATCAGGCTCATCGATCCGCCGCTTCACGAGTTCCTGCCGGACCTCACCGAGCTCTCCGTCAAGGTGGCCCTGGCCAAGGAGCGCGGGGAGACCGGCCCGGAGGTAGACCGCGACGCACTCTTGCTCCCTGCGGTGGTGCGCATGCACGAGGCGAACCCAATGCTGGGCTTGCGCGGGGTGCGCCTCGGGATTGTGATCCCCGGCCTGTTCACGTTGCAGATGCGGGCGATCGCCGAGGCTCAGGCCGCGCGGATCAAGGCAGGCGGTAAGCCGCATGCGGAGATCATGGTCCCGCTCGCGGCGTCGGTGATGGAGCTACACCTCGTGAAGGACGAGGCCGACGCGATCCTGGCGACCGTCGCGGCCGAGCAGGGCGTGGAACTGGACATCCCCGTGGGCGCCATGATCGAACTTCCACGTGCCGCCTTGACTGCTGACCGGATGGCAGATGTGGCCGAGTTCTTCTCCTTTGGCACCAACGATCTGACCCAGACCACGTGGGGCTTCTCGAGGGACGACGTCGAGGGCGCGTTCTTCAACCCCTACACGGAGAAGGGCGTGTTCAGCGTGTCGCCCTTCGAGAGTGTGGACCGACTGGGGGTGGGCCGCCTCATCAAGATCGCCATCGAGGAGGGCCGCTCTACCCGCCCGGACATCAAGCTGGGTGTCTGCGGCGAACACGGGGGCGATCCCGAGTCGATCCACTTCTTCCACGAGGTGGGCCTGAACTACGTCTCGTGCTCGCCGTTCCGTATTCCAGTAGCGCGGCTCGAGGCCGGGCGCGCCGCAGTGCTGAAGGGCGGTAGCGACACGCGCTGA
- a CDS encoding GGDEF domain-containing protein, with protein MSGQGDEKSSQVSGEQDPVSPVSPIGRDDGGVREIERRLGDIVGTIQEYASLRFDARTPIGPDGDIVDAVAAGVNFLGEELEASFNEIENRVAVRTGELAMATEELSHRALHDQLTGLANRTLLWDRVTHRLGSADRRTVGFAVLFLDLDKFKAVNDIWGHAAGDKLLVEVAGRISAEVRVGDTAARMGGDEFVVLLDEVVSAEEAMATACRLCMVLRAPYEIGSHQETVMASMGVAFGPARFETADAVIAAADAAMYDAKRRGPGQCVEYDEDVHGQFGPPVSGVGEVVAPARERT; from the coding sequence ATGAGCGGGCAAGGGGACGAGAAGTCCTCGCAAGTCTCCGGTGAGCAAGATCCGGTTTCCCCGGTATCGCCCATCGGCAGGGACGACGGCGGGGTTCGGGAGATCGAGCGGCGGCTTGGTGACATCGTGGGCACCATCCAGGAGTACGCCTCGCTTCGGTTCGACGCCCGCACGCCGATCGGCCCCGACGGCGACATCGTGGATGCCGTCGCGGCTGGGGTGAACTTTCTTGGTGAGGAGCTTGAGGCGTCATTCAACGAGATCGAGAATCGGGTCGCTGTGCGAACCGGAGAACTCGCGATGGCCACGGAGGAGCTCAGTCACAGAGCGCTCCATGACCAACTGACCGGCCTCGCGAACCGCACCCTGCTCTGGGACCGTGTTACCCACCGCTTGGGCTCGGCGGACAGGCGCACTGTCGGCTTCGCGGTCCTATTTCTCGATCTCGACAAGTTCAAGGCGGTCAACGACATTTGGGGCCATGCCGCTGGCGACAAGTTGCTGGTGGAGGTCGCGGGCCGTATTAGCGCCGAGGTGCGGGTGGGCGACACCGCCGCCCGGATGGGTGGGGACGAGTTTGTCGTCCTCCTCGATGAAGTCGTCTCCGCGGAAGAGGCGATGGCCACCGCGTGCCGGCTCTGCATGGTTCTCCGAGCGCCATACGAGATCGGGTCTCATCAAGAGACGGTGATGGCCAGCATGGGCGTCGCCTTCGGCCCGGCGAGATTCGAGACTGCCGACGCTGTCATCGCGGCCGCCGATGCCGCGATGTACGACGCAAAACGACGCGGCCCGGGACAATGCGTGGAATACGACGAGGATGTCCACGGCCAATTCGGGCCCCCCGTCTCAGGGGTGGGAGAGGTCGTCGCCCCAGCCAGAGAACGGACCTAA
- a CDS encoding DUF7793 family protein — protein sequence MSGESTEIVHAKFRMWLRPDGIVYLVWGSGVAIGLEDAVAATSAMAELTGGKRAPLLVDAHDILTQDRSARLEFVRRHDLVAAVALIVGTPVSRLMGNFYLSVSKPAASTRLFDDDASAIAWLQGFAG from the coding sequence ATGAGCGGCGAGTCCACTGAGATCGTGCACGCGAAGTTCCGGATGTGGCTCCGCCCTGACGGCATCGTGTACCTCGTCTGGGGTTCGGGTGTTGCGATCGGGCTTGAAGACGCGGTCGCGGCGACAAGTGCGATGGCGGAACTCACCGGCGGGAAGAGGGCTCCGCTGTTGGTGGACGCACACGATATCCTCACCCAAGATCGGTCGGCGCGCCTCGAGTTTGTGCGCAGGCACGACCTCGTGGCGGCCGTAGCGCTGATCGTCGGCACCCCCGTCAGCCGACTGATGGGGAACTTTTACCTCAGCGTGAGCAAACCAGCGGCCTCCACACGACTATTCGATGATGACGCCTCCGCTATCGCCTGGCTCCAAGGGTTCGCGGGATGA
- a CDS encoding DUF7793 family protein gives MSGDSTETAHPKFRISLRPDGIVYLTWAPGVAIGVEDAVAATEAIAGLGGGQRVLALICLGEGSTQDRPARLEFSRRDDLVTAAALVVRTPALRVMGNLFVNVNRPKTPIRVFDDEASAIAWLQEFTP, from the coding sequence ATGAGCGGCGACTCTACTGAGACTGCGCACCCGAAGTTCCGGATATCGCTCCGCCCTGACGGCATCGTGTACCTGACCTGGGCGCCGGGGGTTGCGATCGGGGTCGAGGACGCGGTCGCGGCGACCGAAGCGATAGCGGGGCTCGGCGGCGGACAACGGGTTCTCGCCCTGATATGTCTGGGAGAGGGCTCCACACAGGATCGCCCGGCGCGCCTCGAGTTTTCGCGGCGGGACGACCTCGTGACGGCCGCCGCACTAGTTGTTCGTACCCCGGCACTCCGGGTCATGGGCAACCTCTTTGTCAACGTGAACCGACCGAAAACGCCCATACGCGTGTTCGACGATGAAGCCTCCGCTATCGCCTGGCTCCAGGAGTTCACCCCGTGA
- a CDS encoding DUF7793 family protein: MNGGSNKVVHPRFRIWLRPDGILQQVWAPGISMVLEDVIASGIATEEITGGRKFPLLVDVHDARSQDRAARLELAQRGNKVSAVAVIVGTPLSRMVGNFFVNVSQPVTPTRLFDDEASAVAWLQGFIR; the protein is encoded by the coding sequence ATGAACGGCGGGTCCAATAAAGTGGTGCACCCGAGGTTTCGGATATGGCTTCGTCCGGACGGCATCTTGCAACAAGTGTGGGCTCCAGGGATTTCAATGGTGCTCGAGGACGTGATCGCGTCGGGCATAGCGACGGAGGAGATCACTGGCGGGCGAAAGTTTCCCCTGCTGGTGGACGTGCATGATGCCCGCTCACAGGATCGGGCCGCGCGCCTCGAGTTGGCGCAGCGGGGCAACAAGGTGTCGGCCGTTGCCGTGATTGTAGGCACCCCACTCAGCCGGATGGTGGGGAACTTCTTCGTCAACGTGAGCCAACCGGTCACACCCACGCGGTTGTTCGACGATGAAGCCTCCGCGGTCGCTTGGCTCCAAGGGTTCATCCGGTAA
- a CDS encoding DUF7793 family protein: MSGDRSEVVTPRFRMWLRPDGIVHLVWNQGVSIVLEDAVASHSAMMALTGGVRAPLLVDAHDSRPQDRATRLHFVERSDLVSAVALIVNTPLGRTMGKLFLNVSEPVAPTRLFGDDASAITWLQEFVRRAPDGDP; the protein is encoded by the coding sequence ATGAGCGGCGACCGCAGCGAAGTGGTGACCCCGAGGTTTCGGATGTGGCTCCGCCCCGACGGAATCGTCCACCTCGTCTGGAATCAGGGAGTCTCGATCGTGCTGGAAGACGCGGTCGCGTCGCACAGTGCGATGATGGCACTCACCGGTGGGGTACGGGCACCACTACTCGTGGACGCGCACGATTCCCGCCCCCAGGATCGGGCCACGCGCCTCCATTTTGTGGAACGGAGCGACCTCGTGTCGGCCGTCGCCCTCATCGTCAACACCCCCCTCGGCCGAACGATGGGAAAGTTGTTCCTCAACGTGAGCGAGCCAGTGGCCCCCACACGACTATTCGGGGATGACGCCTCCGCGATCACCTGGCTTCAAGAGTTCGTCCGGCGAGCCCCTGATGGCGACCCCTGA